The following are encoded in a window of Chryseobacterium sp. genomic DNA:
- a CDS encoding penicillin-binding protein 1A, whose amino-acid sequence MDVKKNTDGTTRKTFPLPPKKGRNRGWKKWVKFIWTGLVAVVLGIAALFFAVSQGFLGEMPEVQELDNPDIYVASEIYSADDVLLGKFEKEKTQPVTFADLPPFLVYALQAKEDERFKEHSGIDLQAVARAVIYGGERGGGSTITQQLAKLLFTPDPASNKIKRGFQKLKEWVVAVSLEKRYTKEEIIQLYLNKFDFLYNANGIEMASRIYFNKSTKQLTLPEAAMFVAMLENPVKNNPKRNPERAKERRDVVLSQMLKTGYLDQDTYDKAVSQPVVLDYQPVKSIDEGYSAYYKFHLRKEIETYLKDYEKKTGKTLNLFKDGLKIYITLDSKMQKYAEESIKEHMTELQASFDREQRGRKDAPFYYIDKKQINDIMMSAVKRTGRYKQLKAANVSEDSILIDFNTPTRMSRFTWNGEEEVEMSPWDSIRYHKQIAQAGLMSMVPGTGEIKAWVGGINWQHFQYDHIKQGKRQVGSTFKPFVYATAIMNLGMTPCSQVSNATYRKGTWTVEGSGGMLALKDALAHSKNPVAVRLIEMTSPKKVIQTARDLGVTEDIPNEYAIALGSSDITIYEMLGAYSTFANYGNYMKPEMIWRIEDANGRVIKEVEPVEREVMNEKYAYTMIELMKGVAQYGTAAGELGRRGISKAVEIAGKTGTTNNNSDGWFMGITPNLATGVWVGWEDRATHFRSTGEGQGAKMALPIWAIFMKKVWADKSLGVTPEDKFVKPSDWTDGCQNLQGLGGGYGDEGPLPTLEDLKNPTIEEPVRNNSKSPGRKEDNVNETLNSGDEIDFNK is encoded by the coding sequence ATGGACGTTAAAAAAAATACGGATGGCACTACCCGCAAGACTTTTCCTTTACCTCCAAAAAAAGGAAGGAACAGAGGATGGAAAAAGTGGGTAAAGTTTATCTGGACGGGCCTGGTGGCAGTAGTATTGGGTATTGCCGCACTCTTTTTTGCTGTATCGCAGGGATTCCTGGGTGAAATGCCGGAAGTGCAGGAGCTTGATAATCCTGATATCTACGTAGCGTCTGAAATTTATTCGGCAGACGATGTGCTGCTGGGTAAATTCGAAAAAGAAAAAACACAGCCGGTTACATTCGCAGACCTGCCCCCTTTCCTGGTGTATGCCTTGCAGGCCAAAGAGGATGAGCGTTTCAAGGAGCACTCAGGTATTGACCTGCAGGCTGTGGCGCGGGCCGTGATTTATGGAGGCGAGCGCGGTGGTGGTTCTACCATAACCCAGCAGCTGGCTAAACTTCTTTTTACGCCGGATCCGGCATCCAACAAAATCAAAAGAGGTTTTCAGAAACTTAAGGAATGGGTTGTGGCGGTAAGTCTTGAAAAGAGATATACCAAGGAAGAAATCATACAGCTTTATCTGAATAAATTCGATTTCCTCTACAATGCCAACGGAATTGAGATGGCTTCACGGATATACTTTAATAAGAGTACGAAGCAACTTACACTACCTGAAGCCGCAATGTTTGTAGCCATGCTGGAAAATCCGGTGAAGAATAATCCAAAGAGAAATCCGGAACGTGCCAAGGAGCGCCGGGATGTAGTTTTAAGCCAAATGCTTAAGACAGGATATCTGGATCAGGATACTTATGATAAGGCGGTTAGTCAGCCTGTGGTCCTTGATTACCAACCGGTAAAATCTATTGACGAAGGATACTCTGCCTATTACAAATTTCACCTCAGAAAGGAAATTGAAACCTACCTGAAGGATTACGAAAAGAAAACGGGAAAAACACTTAACCTGTTTAAGGACGGTCTTAAAATATACATCACGCTGGATTCGAAAATGCAGAAATATGCCGAGGAGTCCATTAAAGAGCATATGACGGAACTTCAGGCAAGTTTCGACAGGGAACAGCGCGGACGCAAGGATGCACCGTTTTATTATATTGATAAAAAGCAGATTAACGACATTATGATGTCTGCGGTGAAAAGGACAGGACGTTATAAACAGCTAAAGGCTGCTAATGTTTCGGAAGATTCCATTCTGATTGATTTCAATACGCCTACCCGCATGTCCAGATTTACATGGAATGGTGAAGAGGAGGTTGAAATGTCTCCGTGGGACTCCATCAGGTATCACAAACAGATTGCACAGGCCGGACTGATGTCCATGGTGCCGGGTACCGGCGAGATCAAAGCCTGGGTAGGAGGTATCAACTGGCAGCACTTCCAGTATGACCATATAAAGCAGGGTAAAAGACAGGTAGGCTCTACATTTAAACCGTTTGTTTATGCCACTGCAATTATGAATCTGGGAATGACACCATGTTCACAGGTTTCCAACGCCACCTACCGCAAGGGTACCTGGACCGTAGAAGGTTCCGGAGGTATGCTGGCACTTAAGGACGCTCTGGCACATTCCAAAAACCCGGTGGCGGTACGGCTGATTGAAATGACCAGTCCTAAAAAGGTGATCCAGACCGCCAGAGATCTGGGGGTTACAGAAGATATTCCCAATGAATACGCCATAGCCCTGGGATCATCGGATATTACCATCTATGAAATGTTAGGCGCCTACAGTACGTTTGCTAACTATGGTAACTATATGAAACCGGAGATGATCTGGCGGATTGAAGATGCCAATGGCCGCGTAATTAAGGAGGTTGAACCTGTGGAACGTGAAGTAATGAACGAGAAATATGCCTATACGATGATTGAACTGATGAAAGGTGTGGCACAGTACGGTACCGCTGCGGGTGAGCTTGGCCGCAGAGGCATCAGTAAAGCCGTTGAAATCGCAGGTAAAACGGGAACAACAAACAATAACTCCGATGGTTGGTTTATGGGGATTACCCCAAACCTGGCAACAGGTGTTTGGGTAGGCTGGGAAGACCGAGCCACGCACTTCCGCAGTACAGGTGAGGGTCAGGGTGCAAAGATGGCACTTCCGATTTGGGCAATCTTTATGAAGAAAGTCTGGGCCGATAAATCTTTAGGGGTGACGCCGGAGGATAAATTCGTGAAACCTTCGGACTGGACCGATGGTTGCCAAAACCTGCAGGGTCTGGGTGGTGGTTATGGCGATGAGGGACCTTTACCAACTTTAGAAGACCTTAAGAATCCTACGATTGAGGAACCTGTAAGAAACAACAGCAAATCTCCGGGACGTAAAGAAGATAATGTAAATGAAACCCTTAATTCCGGCGATGAAATAGATTTTAACAAATAA
- a CDS encoding protein adenylyltransferase SelO: MNIQKITQKYLDIFPGDLTGNLQQRQTPNVLFSTVKPVGFERPKLLLFNTELSEQIGLGPFDDKDLSFLAATDLPENVRTFATAYAGHQFGNWAGQLGDGRAIYAGEIKNPQGKTTELQWKGAGATPYSRSADGRAVLRSSLREYLMSEAMWHLGVPTTRSLSLVLTGEQVVRDMMYDGNPAPEPGAVVIRTAESFLRFGHFELLSAQKDITLLRKLADFTVASYFPEIKSEGSQKYRDFFTSVCSKTALLMSEWFRVGFVHGVMNTDNMSVLGLTIDYGPFSMLDSYDLNFTPNTTDLPGRRYAFGKQAQISQWNLWQLANALFPLVEDAGFLEKTLNDYSDRFWQEHDRMMASKFGFDQLVEDDEEFFTEWQTLMTELQMDYTLFFTELEKWEESVSVNDFFTKVSYSPASEELLSSLDRFFKSYSSRRSRNKISIAESRMLMAKTNPKFILRNYLLYECIQEVNAGKSGMLDKLLDALQNPYQEIYPEFSVKRPLGYDDVSGCSMLSCSS, translated from the coding sequence ATGAATATTCAAAAAATTACCCAGAAGTACCTTGATATTTTTCCCGGCGATCTTACCGGAAACCTTCAGCAGCGGCAAACGCCAAATGTCCTTTTCTCCACCGTGAAGCCAGTAGGTTTTGAACGCCCCAAACTGCTTCTTTTTAATACTGAACTTTCCGAACAGATAGGTCTCGGCCCTTTTGATGATAAGGATCTTTCCTTTTTAGCGGCCACTGATTTGCCGGAAAATGTGCGGACTTTCGCTACGGCTTATGCCGGGCATCAGTTCGGCAACTGGGCAGGACAGCTGGGTGACGGTCGGGCTATATATGCAGGCGAAATTAAAAATCCCCAGGGAAAAACTACGGAACTGCAGTGGAAGGGAGCAGGTGCTACGCCTTATTCAAGATCGGCGGACGGGCGTGCGGTGCTGAGGTCTTCTCTGCGGGAATATCTGATGAGCGAAGCCATGTGGCATCTTGGTGTGCCCACTACGAGGTCTCTGAGTTTGGTGCTTACAGGAGAGCAAGTGGTGCGCGATATGATGTATGACGGAAATCCGGCACCTGAACCCGGCGCGGTGGTGATACGAACTGCCGAAAGCTTCCTTCGCTTTGGCCATTTTGAACTGCTGTCCGCGCAGAAAGACATTACATTGCTGAGAAAGCTGGCTGACTTTACGGTAGCAAGTTACTTCCCCGAAATTAAATCGGAAGGAAGTCAGAAATACCGCGATTTCTTTACATCCGTATGTTCCAAGACAGCGCTGCTGATGTCGGAGTGGTTTCGGGTCGGTTTTGTTCATGGTGTAATGAATACGGATAATATGTCGGTGCTCGGTCTTACCATAGACTACGGACCCTTTTCAATGCTGGACAGTTATGACCTTAATTTCACCCCAAATACCACCGATCTTCCCGGCCGCAGGTATGCTTTCGGTAAACAGGCACAAATCTCACAGTGGAACCTCTGGCAACTGGCCAATGCGCTTTTCCCGCTGGTAGAGGATGCCGGATTTCTGGAGAAAACTCTAAATGATTACAGTGACAGATTTTGGCAGGAACATGACCGCATGATGGCTTCAAAATTTGGTTTCGACCAGCTTGTTGAGGATGATGAAGAATTTTTTACGGAATGGCAAACCTTGATGACAGAACTTCAAATGGATTATACCCTGTTTTTTACGGAGCTGGAAAAGTGGGAAGAGTCGGTGTCTGTAAATGATTTCTTCACAAAAGTGTCCTATTCCCCCGCGTCCGAAGAGTTATTGTCTTCACTTGACCGATTTTTTAAGTCTTACAGTTCAAGAAGGAGCCGGAATAAGATTTCCATTGCCGAATCCAGAATGCTGATGGCTAAAACCAATCCTAAATTTATCCTTCGAAATTACCTTCTATATGAATGTATCCAGGAGGTAAACGCGGGTAAATCCGGTATGCTGGACAAACTGCTTGATGCGCTTCAAAATCCCTATCAGGAAATTTATCCCGAATTTTCAGTAAAGAGGCCATTAGGGTACGATGATGTATCCGGCTGCTCAATGTTGTCCTGCAGCTCGTGA
- a CDS encoding SPOR domain-containing protein, with product MKNLLKICSLLLCLTGYNAGAQEVVKVDTINGTRLQVSMDTKVQNALADMEDNCDRNTRSSSATSSPKPARVLVPNRELTNAEICRRNPRILGYKIQIAVVKSNAEANEVKAAFRRRFPNMKVETDASLRPNYKILAGSYFTKQSASADLARIRQSFNTAVAVQYRVFCVEAK from the coding sequence ATGAAGAACCTTCTTAAGATTTGCAGCCTTTTGCTGTGCCTGACAGGATATAATGCTGGTGCGCAAGAGGTTGTGAAAGTAGACACAATAAACGGCACCAGGCTGCAGGTCTCTATGGACACGAAAGTCCAGAACGCCCTGGCGGATATGGAAGACAACTGCGACCGCAATACCAGGTCATCATCTGCCACCAGCAGTCCAAAGCCCGCCCGAGTACTGGTACCGAACCGCGAACTCACCAATGCCGAAATCTGCCGCAGAAATCCGCGGATCCTGGGATACAAAATCCAGATTGCTGTGGTGAAAAGCAATGCGGAAGCAAACGAGGTAAAAGCTGCCTTCCGGAGAAGGTTTCCGAATATGAAGGTGGAAACAGATGCTTCCCTAAGACCTAACTATAAGATTCTGGCGGGAAGTTATTTCACCAAGCAAAGTGCTTCCGCTGACCTTGCCAGAATCAGGCAAAGCTTCAACACGGCAGTAGCTGTACAATACAGGGTTTTCTGTGTAGAAGCCAAATAA
- a CDS encoding DUF6080 domain-containing protein, which yields MKFRNKLVAFLKLVFPSTTPEVVLFFVFLTAYGVLGFIIAVNYRIIFDNRIPWDAYFSFDNRAIVMTGGGFERHPLANYFFDVIRMAGREFSGGQYNADFRLFLAWCSALTVSLSMIQIYKYLRIIVGLPVYLCLFLVVFFSLFSTSLLLSFTPETYTYTLFLLILFNYYAALKIREDKKIPTAALALATVSIGGLTITNAAKVFVPVLLEKGLFRSWRKILNAFVRSLTAVGVFVILYLSRLNFDIERIFTKTAAQYDKFSNPKVTPFWDMAVSWFWGGNILFPGFVIRDYHNAKGFEYKALFMDVYNGSLPYVFCGLLFILFVLGCVRNFRNSLVQILMLSFLVDVVIHIVLKFGLHTSYIYGGHFIFAVPLILGWLLCGFRENRTGLMSVLSVLILLFVFLAINNGVRMQEFFYFLEAYYK from the coding sequence GTGAAATTCAGAAATAAGCTTGTAGCTTTTCTTAAACTCGTTTTCCCCAGCACTACTCCGGAAGTGGTGCTTTTTTTTGTTTTCCTTACCGCCTATGGCGTATTGGGGTTCATAATAGCGGTTAATTACCGTATTATCTTTGACAACCGAATTCCATGGGATGCTTACTTTAGTTTTGACAACCGTGCTATTGTGATGACAGGTGGGGGTTTTGAGCGCCATCCGCTGGCCAATTATTTTTTTGATGTAATCCGGATGGCGGGCCGCGAATTTTCAGGCGGGCAGTACAACGCTGATTTCAGGTTATTTCTAGCCTGGTGCAGTGCCCTGACGGTGAGTTTAAGTATGATTCAGATTTACAAGTATTTAAGAATAATAGTCGGCTTGCCGGTTTACCTGTGTCTGTTTTTGGTGGTTTTCTTTTCGCTCTTCAGCACAAGTCTTTTACTGTCATTCACGCCGGAAACCTACACCTATACCCTGTTTTTGCTGATTCTCTTTAATTACTATGCCGCTTTGAAAATCCGGGAAGATAAGAAGATCCCGACTGCTGCTCTGGCGCTGGCGACCGTTTCCATAGGAGGACTTACGATTACAAACGCTGCCAAGGTTTTTGTACCCGTGCTCCTTGAAAAAGGACTGTTCCGGAGCTGGCGCAAAATTCTTAATGCCTTTGTGAGAAGCCTGACAGCAGTAGGCGTATTTGTGATTCTGTATTTAAGCCGCCTCAATTTCGATATCGAACGGATCTTTACCAAAACAGCCGCACAGTATGACAAATTTTCTAATCCCAAAGTAACACCTTTTTGGGATATGGCTGTTTCGTGGTTTTGGGGTGGAAATATCCTTTTTCCGGGTTTTGTGATCCGGGATTATCACAATGCCAAAGGGTTTGAATATAAAGCCCTGTTTATGGATGTCTATAACGGTTCACTTCCATACGTATTCTGCGGGCTTCTTTTTATTCTGTTTGTTTTGGGCTGCGTGCGTAACTTCCGCAACAGTCTGGTTCAGATTCTTATGCTTAGTTTTTTGGTAGATGTGGTCATCCACATTGTTCTTAAATTCGGTTTGCATACGTCCTACATCTACGGAGGGCATTTTATCTTCGCCGTGCCGCTGATCCTGGGCTGGCTGCTCTGCGGTTTCCGCGAAAACAGGACTGGATTGATGAGTGTTTTATCTGTCCTGATTTTACTGTTTGTCTTTCTCGCAATCAATAATGGGGTGAGAATGCAGGAATTCTTCTACTTCCTGGAGGCTTATTATAAATAA